In Mytilus edulis chromosome 7, xbMytEdul2.2, whole genome shotgun sequence, a single genomic region encodes these proteins:
- the LOC139483092 gene encoding uncharacterized protein, whose amino-acid sequence MTFLTGIYYRLALLYALDTKTRLQHLYPDQGQTVYDYIGLAILCSLLVLPTTITDRCFRYGSCFMIMNMDYHFLKHYITNNNSSSDKELMSIMKCPLKVVWMKSDWVYFLNNSICNVQSNNSLNVSTYAMMMIVLACLYVGILIFRFAAEHGSKMIFWLTVTITLHVLILYLFPVKYITSSGVNLKVTVLLVLQAVLAWVFLNTFNIHGYIKIVLISAFLYTESAPLSYFWFLLRTGWYFVQCLARLDESTNFQGLESFDIKRFSQSHYRETLLSIFFYSMFNIIFTGLITYDPNSFVLRHFQLTVSIFCKSWVGIGCFIICVFVFSRAVIAACIFYLRGFRGIRIRIENPCLADIWIMVFL is encoded by the exons ATGACTTTTCTCACAGGAATCTATTATCGATTAGCCTTGCTGTATGCACTGGACACTAAAACAAGATTACAACATTTGTATCCAGACCAAGGACAAACTGTATATGACTATATTG GTCTGGCAATTTTATGCTCTCTACTCGTTTTACCAACAACCATTACAGACAGATGTTTTAGGTATGGATCATGTTTTATGATAATGAATATGGACTACCATTTCTTGAAGCATTATATTACGAACAACAACTCCTCTTCTGATAAGGAACTGATGTCAATAATGAAATGTCCTCTGAAggttgtttggatgaagtcagaCTGGGTGTACTTTTTGAATAATTCTATTTGTAATGTTCAAAGCAACAATTCGTTAAATGTGTCTACCTACGCTATGATGATGATTGTGCTTGCATGTTTGTATGTAGGCATTCTAATTTTCAGATTTGCTGCTGAACACGGATCTAAAATGATTTTCTGGTTAACAGTAACAATAACCTTGCATGTTTTAATACTCTACTTGTTCCCTGTTAAGTACATAACTTCCTCTGGTGTCAATCTAAAGGTAACCGTATTATTGGTATTACAAGCGGTTTTAGCATGGGTTTTTCTCAACACTTTCAATATTCATGGATACATAAAAATCGTGTTGATTTCTGCTTTTCTTTATACAGAATCAGCTCCGTTGTCATATTTCTGGTTTCTACTTCGTACTGGTTGGTATTTTGTTCAATGTCTCGCCAGATTAGACGAATCAACAAATTTTCAAGGACTGGAATCTTTTGATATAAAAAGATTTTCACAATCTCATTACAGGGAAACTTTACtttctattttcttttattctatGTTTAACATCATATTCACTGGATTGATTACATATGACCCAAACTCGTTTGTTTTAAGACATTTTCAGTTAACTGTTAGTATTTTCTGTAAATCATGGGTAGGAATTGGTTGCTTCATCATATGTGTATTCGTTTTTTCAAGAGCTGTCATAGCTGCTTGCATATTTTATTTACGAGGATTTAGAGGAATTCGAATTAGAATAGAAAACCCATGTTTAGCTGACATATGGATTATGGTCTTCctatag